The genomic window GAAAATAGTGCGACAGCTTCAACTTACTCGATTGTTCCATACGGGCTGTGGCAGCACCTCCAAAAACATATTGAACTCCCGCGATGGCGGGAATTCAGTGGGTCGAATTGCTCGCGCGTAGCGAGACCATAAACTTACTTGATGCGCATTCCCGGCTGCGCGCCAGAATCGGGCGACAGGATGAATAAGCCGGGTTCGTCTCCTGAAGCCGCCAGTACCATGCCTTCCGACATGCCGAACTTCATCTTGCGCGGCGCAAGGTTGGCCACCATCACGGTCAAACGACCGACCAGTTTCTCTGGGTCATAAGCCGATTTGATGCCTGCGAACACGGTGCGCGGCGTGGCTTCGCCGATGTCCAGCGTCAGCTTCAGCAACTTGGCCGCTCCTTCCACATGCTCGGCATTGGCGATGCGCGCCACGCGCAGATCGACCTTGTTGAACTCGTCGATAGAGATGGTCGGCGCGATCTCTGGCGCTTTGCTGGCGTTGACCTGCTGCTCGGCATGGTGTTGCTGCGAATGCGAGGTGGGTGTGGCTTGCAGCGATTCTTTGTTGGCCGCGACCATGGCTTCGAGCAGCTTGGGGTCGAGGCGGGTCATCAGATGGGAGTAATCATTGATCTTTCCGTCAAGGATGAGCCCTGCATCTGCCCAAGTTAAGGGTTCAATATTTAGGAATGACTCAACCTGTGCAGCCAGTTTGGGGAGAATGGGTTTCAGATACAGTGTTAGCAATCGGAATAGATTCAGGCTAATCGTACACACTTCATGCAGTTTCGCTTCTTGTCCTTCTTGTTTGGCTAGCAGCCAAGGTGCAGAGTCATTGACATATTCATTGGCGCGATCAGCAAGTTTCATGATTTCACGTATGGCTTTGCTGAAATCACGGTTCTCGTATGCCTCGGCAATCAATTTGTCAGCACCAAGAAATTCGCCCATTAGCTGCGCGCCTCGGTTTTCTGAAATTTGGCCGTGAGTGGCAACGATGCCGCCAAATTTTTTGCTAATGAATCCTGCTGTTCTGCTGGCGATGTTGATGTACTTTCCAACCAAGTCGCTGTTCACCCGCGCCACAAAATCATCAAGATTAAGGTCGAGGTCTTCCATGCTGCCGTTGAGTTTGGCGGCGTAGTAGTAGCGCAGGTATTCGGTGTTGCCAACGTGGTCGGCATAACTCTTGGCGGTGATGAAGGTGCCGCGCGACTTGCTCATCTTTTCGCCGTTCACCGTCAGGTAGCCGTGGGCGAACAGTTTGGTCGGGGTACGGAGGCCGGTGTGCTCGAGCATGGCGGGCCAGAATAGGGCGTGGAAGTAGAGGATGTCTTTGCCGATGAAGTGGTACAGCTCGGTGCTTGAGTCTTTGTTCCAGTATTCGTCGAAATTCAGGCCAGCCTTGGCACACAGTTGCTGGAAGCTGCCCATGTAGCCGACTGGCGCGTCCAGCCAGACGTAGAAATATTTGCCCGGTGCGTCGGGAATCTCGAAGCCGAAGTAGGGTGCATCGCGGGAGATGTCCCAGTCGCTGAGCTTGTTGTCGTCGCCTTCGCCCAGCCATTCGCGCATCTTGTTGGCGGCTTCGGTTTGCAGGTGGTTTTCCTGCTGCGTCCAGCGGCGCAGGAATGCTTGGCAGCGTTCATCCGAGAGTTTGAAGAAATAGTGGTCGGAGTTGCGCAGTTCGGGTTTGGCGCCGGAGACGGCGGAGAAGGGTTCGATCAAGTCGGTGGGCGCGTAAGCTGCGCCGCACACTTCGCAGTTGTCGCCGTATTGGTCTTTGGCGTGGCACTTAGGGCACTCGCCCTTGATGAAGCGATCCGGCAGGAACATGGACTTCACCGGGTCGTAGAACTGCTCGATGGAGCGCACTTCGATCAGCCCAGCAGCTTGCAGGCGGCGGTAGATCTCTTCGGAGTAGCCGCGTGTCTCGGCTGAGTTGGTCGAGCCGTAGTTGTCGAACTCGACATGGAAGGCGGCGAAGTCGTCGAAGTGCTCCTGCCACACGCGGGCGATGAGTTGCTCCGGCGTCACGCCTTCCTTCTCGGCGCGCAGCATGATGGGCGTGCCGTGGGTGTCGTCGGCGCAGACGTAGTGGCAGGTATTGCCGCACATTTTCTGGAAACGCACCCAGATGTCAGTCTGGATGTATTCGACCAAATGGCCGAGGTGGATGCTGCCGTTGGCGTAGGGCAGGGCGGAGGTGACGAGAATCTTGCGGGTCATGGCGTAACCTTGTTGAAAACAGGGGCTGATTTTAACAAACTTGAGCGTGGGAATTGGGTAAAATCCCCGCCCACGTTAGCAACAGCTTATGGAGCACATAAAATGGCATTCACTGAAGCAGATGTACAGGCAGCGATGAAGACGCTGATCGATGCGAATACGAAGAAGGACTTCGTGGCGGGTAAATCGGTCAAGAATATTAAGGTGAGCGGCGGGGAAGTGTCGCTGGACATCCAGCTCGGCTATCCTGCGGCCAGTGTATGGGGCGAGATCAAGGCGACGGTGGAAGCGCATCTGCGTGCTGCGTTGCCGGGGGCTACCAAAGTCAACGCGAACGTGAGCAGTAAGGTCGTGTCCCACGCGGTGCAGCGCGGCGTGAAGTTGGTCGAGGGTGTCAAGAACATCATCGCCGTCGCTTCGGGCAAAGGCGGTGTGGGCAAGAGCACCACAGCGGTGAATCTGGCGTTGGCGCTGGCGGCGGAAGGTGCGCGCGTTGGCATACTGGACGCCGACATCTACGGCCCGTCGCAACCGACCATGCTCGGTATCACCGGACGACCGAAATCTAAGGATGGCAAGTCGATGGAGGCGATGGATGGGCACGGCATTCAGGCCATGTCTATCGGTTTCATGATCGATGGCGACGACGCACCCATGATCTGGCGCGGCCCGATGGCAAGTCAAGCGTTGGATCAGTTGCTCAACCAGACCCGTTGGGACAATCTTGATTATCTAGTGGTGGATCTGCCGCCCGGTACCGGCGACATCCAGCTCACGTTGGCGCAGAAGATCCCCGTCACCGGCGCGGTCATCGTCACCACGCCGCAGGACATCGCGCTGATGGACGCCAAAAAGGGCCTGAAGATGTTCGAGAAGACCAACATCAAGATCCTCGGCATCATCGAGAACATGAGCACACATATATGCTCCAAGTGCGGCCATGAAGAACACATCTTTGGCGCAGGCGGCGGCGAAAAGATGTGTGCCGACTACAACACCGAGTTCCTCGGCAGTCTGCCGCTGGACATTCGCATCCGCGAACAGGCAGACTCCGGCACGCCAACCGTGGTGGCGGATACCCACGGTGAGATCGCCAAAGTCTATAAGCAGATGGCCCGCCGTGTGGCCGTGAAAGTGGCGGAAATGGCGCAGGATCACAGCGCAGTGTTTCCGAAGATCGTGGTGCAGAATACTTAAGGGAGGAAAGGTTCAAGGCTAAAGGTTCAAGGCTAAAGGG from Ferriphaselus amnicola includes these protein-coding regions:
- the apbC gene encoding iron-sulfur cluster carrier protein ApbC, which gives rise to MAFTEADVQAAMKTLIDANTKKDFVAGKSVKNIKVSGGEVSLDIQLGYPAASVWGEIKATVEAHLRAALPGATKVNANVSSKVVSHAVQRGVKLVEGVKNIIAVASGKGGVGKSTTAVNLALALAAEGARVGILDADIYGPSQPTMLGITGRPKSKDGKSMEAMDGHGIQAMSIGFMIDGDDAPMIWRGPMASQALDQLLNQTRWDNLDYLVVDLPPGTGDIQLTLAQKIPVTGAVIVTTPQDIALMDAKKGLKMFEKTNIKILGIIENMSTHICSKCGHEEHIFGAGGGEKMCADYNTEFLGSLPLDIRIREQADSGTPTVVADTHGEIAKVYKQMARRVAVKVAEMAQDHSAVFPKIVVQNT
- the metG gene encoding methionine--tRNA ligase, with amino-acid sequence MTRKILVTSALPYANGSIHLGHLVEYIQTDIWVRFQKMCGNTCHYVCADDTHGTPIMLRAEKEGVTPEQLIARVWQEHFDDFAAFHVEFDNYGSTNSAETRGYSEEIYRRLQAAGLIEVRSIEQFYDPVKSMFLPDRFIKGECPKCHAKDQYGDNCEVCGAAYAPTDLIEPFSAVSGAKPELRNSDHYFFKLSDERCQAFLRRWTQQENHLQTEAANKMREWLGEGDDNKLSDWDISRDAPYFGFEIPDAPGKYFYVWLDAPVGYMGSFQQLCAKAGLNFDEYWNKDSSTELYHFIGKDILYFHALFWPAMLEHTGLRTPTKLFAHGYLTVNGEKMSKSRGTFITAKSYADHVGNTEYLRYYYAAKLNGSMEDLDLNLDDFVARVNSDLVGKYINIASRTAGFISKKFGGIVATHGQISENRGAQLMGEFLGADKLIAEAYENRDFSKAIREIMKLADRANEYVNDSAPWLLAKQEGQEAKLHEVCTISLNLFRLLTLYLKPILPKLAAQVESFLNIEPLTWADAGLILDGKINDYSHLMTRLDPKLLEAMVAANKESLQATPTSHSQQHHAEQQVNASKAPEIAPTISIDEFNKVDLRVARIANAEHVEGAAKLLKLTLDIGEATPRTVFAGIKSAYDPEKLVGRLTVMVANLAPRKMKFGMSEGMVLAASGDEPGLFILSPDSGAQPGMRIK